A single window of Kwoniella dejecticola CBS 10117 chromosome 8, complete sequence DNA harbors:
- a CDS encoding ubiquitin-conjugating enzyme E2 4 has translation MALKRINKELIDLGRDPPSSCSAGPINDNLFQWQATIMGPADSPYAGGVFFLSLTFPTDYPFKPPKVQFTTKIYHPNINANGSICLDILRDQWSPALTISKVLLSICSMLTDPNPDDPLVPEIANTYKTDRPRYEATAREWTRK, from the exons ATGGCTCTCAAGCGAATTaacaag GAATTAATCGATCTCGGACGTGATCCCCCGTCTTCATGTTCCGCTGGTCCCATCAATGACAACCTTTTTCAATGGCAAGCAACCATCATGGGACCT GCCGATTCTCCGTATGCTGGCGGTGTCTTCTTCCT CTCTCTCACTTTCCCTACCG ATTACCCATTCAAGCCTCCCAAGGTCCAATTCACGACCAAGATCTACCACCCTAATATCAACGCAAACGGTTCAATCTGTCTAGATATCTTGAGAGATCAATGGAGTCCAGCATTGACCATCTCGAAAG TGCTCCTTTCGATCTGTTCGATGTTGACGGACCCCAACCCCGATGACCCCTTGGTACCGGAGATTGCTAAC ACCTACAAGACCGACCGACCTCGATATGAAGCTACAGCAAGGGAATGGACTAGAAAGTGA